A stretch of Coffea eugenioides isolate CCC68of unplaced genomic scaffold, Ceug_1.0 ScVebR1_2542;HRSCAF=3590, whole genome shotgun sequence DNA encodes these proteins:
- the LOC113756914 gene encoding uncharacterized protein LOC113756914 has product MPTGDQSLIANLVYRNCEIWVGVLKLLADLMGLAIKGYDVILGMGWLVGYTAQFNCRMKTVELCILGEITLKLDVTGRLASSAFISGIRIRKMLSKGGQGYLAFLINTPSDKVKLEDVPVIKDYPDVFPEELESLPPERGIAFKIDVVPGVAPISKIPYRMALVELKELKLQLQDLLERDFIR; this is encoded by the coding sequence ATGCCTACTGGAGATCAAAGTTTAATTGCCAATTTGGTGTATAGAAATTGCGAGATATGGGTTGGAGTGCTAAAATTATTGGCCGATTTGATGGgtttagctattaaggggtatgatgtcaTCCTAGGTATGGGTTGGTTAGTTGGCTACACTGCTCAGTTTAATTGTAGGATGAAAACGGTAGAACTATGTATTCTGGGAGAGATAACCCTAAAATTGGATGTAACGGGTAGACTAGCTTCATCTGCCTTTATTTCAGGAATTCGAATTAGAAAAATGTTGAGTAAGGGAGGtcaaggatatttggcttttcttataaatactcctagtgataaggtgaagTTAGAGGATGTGCCAGTGATAAAGGACTATCCAGATGTGTTTCCTGAGGAACTAGAGTCATTGCCACCGGAAAGAGGGATAGCATTTAAAATTGATGTGGTTCCAGGGGTAGCGCCTATCTCTAAAATACCTTATAGAATGGCTCTAGTTGAATTAAAAGAACTAAAGTTGCAATTGCAGGATTTACTAGAGCGAGACTttataagataa